In Legionella spiritensis, the following proteins share a genomic window:
- a CDS encoding ankyrin repeat domain-containing protein — MGFFDSVVEAAQTNDIWTLERLYREEYSSGNFDQYTRHLALTPAGHLAREGQWEAVALLFDHYRVTTDGILFGAVLGGHYDDIRILLQNPEPDDTSILARVCARHIEKSNRKKRNYWNPIIKALAIQDQTEAIDEILKQFSFSEQCEEGLLQAAVEGAAFAGNDTRVFALFKTIEDNLKSFDETIKLSNSIQSLEKAALKAAAQGGHKKLVNDLRKRNIEKYKARTSPCTETDVNREKSSLLQTAIEGALCDGHLDLVKTLFKKRLKIEKTLKKPKSNDLFFSLASSTIEKLFIASVNCLIESAFQQDQYPLIEEYVSDELISGRDYWVKASIRSTIRKQNKNKEPWWNRHEPNIIDLRQRYQLIPRHASLLQHDIALVEQIASNAVTVTEDIKDRLQKLLQTPCVEMVISWIKEHKPRAEFLDSLKNYMDEYEKSWVYGRNHYERATSVLSVITYKTDDETFRQLIEQQAALLKREEHDIVIGSKEDKHNQPVVHRLQDDKFTKAVKQCLAALATVPDHSSTETMDKEPEAAEMTFGL, encoded by the coding sequence ATGGGATTTTTTGACTCGGTCGTTGAAGCGGCGCAAACAAACGATATCTGGACATTGGAACGCCTTTACCGGGAAGAATATTCGTCCGGCAATTTTGACCAATACACACGACACCTGGCATTGACGCCGGCCGGTCATTTGGCAAGGGAAGGACAATGGGAAGCCGTTGCCCTGCTTTTTGATCATTATCGAGTCACCACCGACGGTATTTTATTTGGCGCGGTACTCGGCGGGCATTATGATGACATAAGAATATTGCTGCAAAACCCGGAGCCCGACGATACATCCATTTTAGCCAGGGTATGCGCAAGGCATATCGAGAAATCCAATCGTAAGAAGCGAAACTATTGGAACCCGATTATCAAGGCGTTAGCCATTCAGGATCAAACAGAAGCGATTGACGAAATATTGAAACAGTTCTCCTTTTCAGAGCAATGCGAAGAGGGATTGCTGCAAGCCGCCGTGGAAGGTGCCGCTTTTGCAGGAAATGACACAAGAGTGTTTGCCCTGTTTAAAACCATCGAAGACAATCTCAAATCCTTTGATGAAACCATCAAATTAAGCAACTCAATACAATCTCTGGAAAAAGCCGCCCTCAAAGCCGCGGCCCAGGGCGGTCATAAAAAACTGGTTAATGACTTGCGGAAGAGAAATATAGAAAAATATAAGGCAAGAACCAGTCCCTGCACTGAAACCGATGTGAACAGGGAAAAATCGTCCCTTTTACAAACAGCAATAGAAGGAGCCCTCTGCGATGGCCATCTGGATCTGGTTAAAACGTTATTCAAGAAGCGTTTAAAAATTGAAAAAACCCTGAAAAAACCAAAATCGAATGACTTATTCTTTTCTCTCGCCAGCTCCACCATCGAAAAACTCTTTATCGCTTCTGTTAACTGCCTGATTGAAAGTGCTTTTCAACAGGATCAATACCCGCTCATTGAAGAGTATGTCAGTGATGAGTTAATCAGTGGGCGGGATTATTGGGTTAAAGCTAGCATCCGCAGTACCATTCGCAAGCAAAATAAAAATAAAGAACCCTGGTGGAATAGACATGAGCCAAATATTATTGATTTACGGCAACGCTATCAGCTAATACCCAGGCATGCGTCGCTTTTGCAGCATGACATCGCACTGGTTGAGCAAATTGCCAGCAATGCGGTGACGGTGACCGAGGACATAAAAGACCGGTTACAGAAACTTCTGCAAACCCCCTGTGTAGAAATGGTCATTTCCTGGATAAAAGAGCATAAACCCAGGGCGGAGTTTTTGGATAGCCTGAAAAATTATATGGACGAATATGAAAAGTCCTGGGTATATGGCCGTAATCATTATGAACGAGCGACAAGCGTGTTGTCTGTGATTACCTATAAAACCGATGATGAAACATTCAGGCAATTGATTGAACAACAAGCCGCGCTGCTGAAGCGAGAGGAGCATGATATCGTTATCGGATCGAAAGAGGACAAACATAACCAACCGGTAGTTCACCGCCTGCAAGATGACAAATTTACTAAAGCCGTGAAGCAATGCCTTGCAGCGCTGGCAACAGTACCAGACCACAGTAGCACGGAGACCATGGACAAGGAACCCGAAGCGGCGGAAATGACATTTGGTCTATAA
- a CDS encoding SDR family NAD(P)-dependent oxidoreductase, which yields MNQRLRGKSCLITGAARGMGAAVAKHYAAEGARVCVTDINLEGCMEVVDHILTHGGDAVATRLDVTNRRQMMDAVNLTVQSFGSLDVMVNNAGVNKPMLFLDITEENWRQIMDVNGLGVLIGMQEAARQMIRQGAENGPYKIINVGSILSRQSFDDVIPYSCSKHAVLAMINGGAKALVKHNITVNGYAPGVVDTELWEQLDRDLVEIGKFEQHGESMDKLAQEMILMKRCSTPEDIVGTATFLASSDSDYMTGQLLMIDGGIVMQ from the coding sequence GTGAATCAACGCTTGAGAGGTAAATCCTGCCTGATTACCGGCGCCGCCCGCGGCATGGGTGCTGCTGTAGCCAAACATTACGCTGCTGAGGGCGCCAGGGTTTGTGTGACCGACATCAACCTGGAAGGTTGTATGGAGGTTGTTGACCATATTCTTACTCATGGGGGAGATGCGGTGGCAACCCGGCTGGATGTCACCAATCGCCGGCAAATGATGGATGCGGTGAACCTGACCGTGCAATCGTTCGGTTCGCTGGATGTGATGGTAAACAATGCCGGGGTTAACAAACCCATGTTGTTTCTTGATATCACGGAAGAAAACTGGCGTCAAATCATGGATGTCAATGGCCTTGGTGTCTTGATTGGTATGCAGGAAGCCGCAAGGCAAATGATTCGACAAGGCGCGGAAAACGGGCCTTACAAAATTATTAATGTCGGCTCCATTTTGTCCCGCCAGTCGTTTGATGATGTTATCCCCTACAGTTGTTCCAAACATGCCGTGCTGGCCATGATAAACGGCGGCGCGAAAGCTCTGGTTAAACACAATATCACCGTAAACGGGTACGCTCCGGGTGTCGTGGATACGGAATTATGGGAACAACTGGACAGGGATCTGGTTGAAATTGGCAAGTTTGAGCAACACGGCGAATCCATGGATAAACTGGCCCAGGAAATGATTTTGATGAAACGCTGTTCCACACCGGAAGACATCGTAGGCACGGCGACATTTCTTGCCAGTTCCGATTCGGATTATATGACCGGCCAATTGCTCATGATTGACGGTGGAATCGTAATGCAGTAG
- a CDS encoding M24 family metallopeptidase — MREFSPTEPVQIYESDIDPRWNWQRPIPSPGRMAVDFEERVDFRRLHNYRLARTRKALAESGLGAMLCFDNNNIRYLTSSVIGEWARDKICRYSLFTGNSSPYLWDFGSAAAHHRLHAPWLESHQCRAGMLGLRGSVNQDAGLFKRAAREIADLLRTDGVFEMPLGVDVIEPPMLFALQAEGIDVRDVQQVMLNARQIKSMDEIILLNTAASMVDGAYQMISEHLKPGMRENELVALANKFLYEQGSDDVEAINAVSGERCSPHPHNFTDRMYRPGDQAFFDIIQSYMGYRTCYYRTLNVGSKTQAQEDAYARAREWIDDAIALVRPGVTTDKIAAVWPRAQEFGFESEMEAFGLQFGHGLGLALHERPIISRLVSFEHPFELQEGMVFALETYCPAVDGNGAARIEEEVVVTADGCRVITLFPAGELFVANAY, encoded by the coding sequence ATGAGAGAATTCAGTCCTACCGAACCGGTGCAAATTTATGAGAGCGATATTGATCCCCGGTGGAACTGGCAACGCCCGATTCCATCTCCCGGTCGCATGGCGGTGGATTTTGAAGAGCGGGTTGATTTCAGACGATTGCATAATTATCGTCTGGCCCGGACTCGCAAGGCGCTCGCCGAGTCCGGATTAGGCGCCATGTTGTGTTTTGACAACAACAATATTCGCTATCTGACCAGCAGCGTTATCGGAGAGTGGGCACGCGATAAAATTTGTCGATATTCGTTGTTTACCGGTAATTCGAGTCCGTATTTATGGGATTTTGGATCGGCGGCCGCCCATCATCGTCTCCACGCGCCCTGGCTCGAATCTCATCAGTGCCGCGCCGGCATGCTGGGGTTGCGGGGTTCCGTCAATCAGGACGCGGGATTATTCAAACGGGCCGCCCGGGAAATCGCTGATTTACTGCGCACGGATGGTGTCTTTGAAATGCCTCTGGGAGTGGACGTGATTGAACCGCCCATGCTGTTTGCTCTGCAAGCCGAAGGTATTGATGTACGTGACGTGCAGCAGGTGATGCTCAATGCCCGCCAAATTAAAAGTATGGACGAAATCATTTTATTAAACACGGCAGCCTCCATGGTCGATGGTGCCTACCAGATGATATCGGAGCATTTGAAACCCGGTATGAGGGAAAACGAACTGGTGGCTCTGGCTAACAAATTTCTCTATGAGCAGGGGTCGGATGATGTCGAGGCTATCAATGCCGTGTCCGGCGAGCGTTGCAGTCCCCATCCGCATAATTTTACCGACAGGATGTATCGCCCCGGTGATCAGGCGTTTTTTGACATCATTCAATCCTACATGGGATATCGTACTTGCTACTACCGCACCCTCAATGTAGGCAGTAAAACCCAGGCTCAGGAAGATGCCTACGCCAGGGCTCGGGAGTGGATTGACGATGCCATAGCTTTGGTGAGGCCGGGCGTCACCACGGATAAAATCGCCGCCGTCTGGCCGCGTGCCCAGGAATTCGGGTTTGAATCCGAAATGGAAGCCTTCGGGCTGCAATTTGGTCATGGCCTGGGGTTGGCGTTGCATGAACGACCGATCATCAGCCGGCTGGTTTCCTTTGAACATCCCTTTGAATTACAGGAAGGCATGGTCTTTGCCCTGGAAACCTATTGCCCCGCCGTTGATGGCAACGGCGCGGCTCGTATCGAAGAGGAGGTCGTTGTAACGGCAGACGGGTGCCGGGTGATCACGTTATTCCCTGCCGGGGAATTGTTTGTCGCTAACGCCTATTAG
- a CDS encoding FmdB family zinc ribbon protein has protein sequence MVKDFVHETQGEMMPVYVYETIENEEQCFEFLQNVNDPPLSIHPDTGIKIRRIVVPGVAVKTRGLPKGMKVNKSSPAATACGCSSKVQKSMGHRSCGH, from the coding sequence ATGGTGAAGGATTTTGTTCACGAAACCCAAGGAGAAATGATGCCTGTTTATGTCTATGAAACGATTGAAAACGAAGAGCAATGTTTTGAGTTTTTACAAAACGTCAATGATCCTCCTTTATCCATTCATCCCGATACGGGAATAAAAATTCGACGTATTGTTGTGCCCGGGGTGGCGGTAAAAACCCGGGGACTGCCCAAAGGCATGAAGGTCAATAAATCAAGCCCGGCGGCTACCGCCTGCGGTTGTAGTTCCAAAGTGCAGAAGAGTATGGGGCATCGCTCCTGCGGACATTGA
- a CDS encoding thiamine pyrophosphate-dependent dehydrogenase E1 component subunit alpha — protein sequence MKKKKTLNSGTLLRMYRQMVRIRVFEDNANELYLSAKMPGLTHMYSGQEAVAVGICEALTPADTITSTHRGHGHCVAKGAQYEQMFCELLGKREGYCRGKGGSMHIADQGNGNLGANAIVGGSMGIATGAALSAKYRNDNAVSVCFFGDGALGQGLLYEVMNMAALWSLPVIYACENNLYGEYTKVSEMAAGDLKARAQAFGIEAHEVDGQDVLAVHQLAQELVSRARAGEGPSFVLLNTYRYFGHHVGDIDRRYYRSKEEEIYWKEQRDPIQMLGQYLIKNNIVDQTRLDSIRHDIEQEAQNAVDYALNAPYPQASEVNQHVYATQEEI from the coding sequence ATGAAGAAGAAAAAAACATTAAACTCCGGCACGTTATTGCGAATGTACCGGCAAATGGTACGGATCCGTGTCTTTGAAGACAACGCGAATGAATTGTATTTATCCGCCAAAATGCCGGGATTAACCCATATGTATTCCGGTCAGGAAGCCGTGGCGGTAGGCATTTGCGAAGCGCTGACGCCAGCGGACACTATTACCAGCACCCACCGCGGACATGGCCATTGCGTCGCCAAAGGGGCGCAATATGAGCAAATGTTTTGCGAACTCCTTGGCAAGCGGGAAGGGTATTGTCGAGGAAAGGGTGGTTCCATGCATATTGCGGATCAAGGCAATGGCAATCTCGGAGCCAATGCTATTGTTGGCGGCAGCATGGGGATAGCCACAGGCGCGGCCTTGAGTGCAAAATACAGGAATGACAATGCCGTTAGTGTGTGTTTTTTCGGCGACGGTGCGCTGGGTCAGGGTTTGCTTTATGAAGTGATGAATATGGCGGCACTTTGGTCTTTGCCAGTTATTTATGCCTGTGAAAACAATCTTTATGGGGAATACACCAAAGTATCTGAAATGGCGGCCGGTGATTTGAAAGCCCGGGCGCAGGCTTTTGGCATTGAGGCGCATGAAGTAGACGGGCAGGATGTTCTGGCGGTGCATCAACTGGCGCAAGAACTGGTGTCCCGAGCCAGAGCCGGTGAGGGGCCTTCTTTTGTGCTGTTAAACACCTATCGGTATTTCGGCCATCACGTAGGCGACATTGATCGACGTTATTACCGCAGTAAGGAAGAGGAAATTTACTGGAAAGAGCAGCGCGATCCCATTCAAATGCTTGGTCAATATCTGATAAAGAACAACATCGTCGATCAGACGCGACTGGATAGTATCCGCCATGATATCGAACAAGAGGCGCAAAACGCGGTGGACTATGCTTTAAACGCGCCGTACCCCCAGGCATCGGAAGTAAATCAACACGTATATGCGACACAGGAGGAAATATGA
- a CDS encoding alpha-ketoacid dehydrogenase subunit beta, which produces MREITWAKAVNEAICEEMRADPTILLMGEDVAEAGTPFKVLSGLAEEFGTQRIIDTPISEPGFVGIAVGAAMTGCRPIVDIMFGDFLFLVMDQLANQAAKQHYMSGGKLKVPMVLRTNLGATRRSAAQHSQSLHAMVAHIPGLKVAIPSTPYEAKGLLKTAIRDNNPVVFFEDKLSYQMKGHVPEEPYRIPFGQANINRLGKDITLIACSSMVQVIEEAADVLVEHNISAEVIDIRTIVPLDETTLIESVKKTGRVIIVDEGHQSFGITAEIASRLAEKAFYYLDAPLIRLGAMDVPVPFSPALEDLTVPTAQSVIEKAQQLVSGKICHAA; this is translated from the coding sequence ATGAGAGAGATAACCTGGGCAAAGGCGGTTAATGAGGCCATCTGTGAAGAAATGCGCGCTGATCCGACCATTTTGCTTATGGGAGAGGATGTGGCCGAAGCAGGGACGCCTTTCAAGGTGTTGTCCGGACTGGCGGAAGAGTTTGGCACTCAACGCATCATCGACACCCCCATTTCCGAGCCGGGATTTGTCGGTATCGCCGTTGGCGCGGCCATGACCGGATGCCGTCCTATCGTGGACATCATGTTTGGCGATTTTTTGTTTCTGGTTATGGATCAGCTGGCAAATCAGGCGGCCAAGCAACATTATATGTCTGGAGGTAAACTCAAGGTGCCTATGGTCTTGCGCACCAATCTGGGAGCCACTCGCCGTTCCGCGGCGCAACATAGTCAAAGCCTGCATGCCATGGTGGCTCATATTCCCGGACTTAAGGTTGCCATTCCGTCCACGCCCTATGAAGCCAAGGGACTCTTGAAAACGGCGATTCGCGATAATAATCCGGTCGTATTTTTTGAAGACAAACTCTCGTACCAAATGAAAGGCCATGTTCCGGAAGAACCTTATCGGATCCCCTTTGGCCAGGCTAATATTAACCGTTTGGGAAAGGACATCACGTTAATCGCATGCAGTTCGATGGTACAGGTCATCGAAGAGGCGGCGGATGTTCTGGTCGAACACAATATTTCAGCGGAGGTCATTGATATTCGCACCATCGTGCCTCTTGACGAAACAACCCTCATTGAATCAGTAAAAAAAACCGGCCGGGTGATTATTGTGGATGAAGGGCATCAGAGTTTTGGTATTACCGCTGAAATTGCCAGTCGACTGGCGGAAAAAGCGTTTTATTATCTTGATGCGCCCCTGATTCGCCTCGGCGCCATGGACGTGCCTGTCCCTTTTTCTCCCGCCCTGGAGGATTTAACCGTACCGACAGCACAATCGGTTATTGAAAAAGCCCAACAATTAGTTTCAGGAAAGATTTGCCATGCCGCATGA
- a CDS encoding biotin/lipoyl-containing protein yields the protein MPHDIIMPVLGMNQDTGSIACWHKKPGDAIAVGDIIMDVETDKAVMEIEARHSGFLGKIFYEAGSEVPVGNVVAVIDPAPEFENQASETGQEEIKAPAPHPLKTQPSATVIPLVSESVLASPKARSLVKQHGITLQAVAHHCNRSIVHAADVDQFIAEQQALSDDVKTLPNPAPVPRQTCRLVITVSSDGMKDCESWLLRQQDHNSRNAGHLLATLAASLMRSHRLYQDTAPLTIQVDNWDGQAMSESYISDPDYGRFSRLEIHSTATTEPCLHVLYLSGSHITALSIENSPMPTILVTDKESGYEILISGFDTAKLSELIRFAQQLAQAIEQPLLHLT from the coding sequence ATGCCGCATGACATTATTATGCCCGTTTTGGGAATGAATCAGGATACCGGATCCATAGCCTGTTGGCATAAAAAACCCGGTGACGCCATCGCGGTTGGCGACATCATTATGGATGTTGAAACGGATAAAGCGGTTATGGAAATCGAAGCCAGACACTCGGGATTTCTTGGCAAAATTTTCTATGAAGCCGGGAGCGAGGTTCCAGTGGGTAATGTCGTCGCAGTCATTGATCCAGCGCCGGAGTTCGAGAATCAAGCGTCAGAAACCGGACAGGAGGAAATAAAAGCACCTGCGCCGCATCCACTAAAAACCCAACCTTCGGCCACGGTTATCCCCCTGGTGTCGGAATCGGTATTGGCCTCACCGAAAGCCAGATCTCTGGTAAAACAACACGGCATCACGTTACAAGCCGTGGCGCACCATTGCAACAGAAGTATTGTGCATGCAGCCGATGTAGATCAATTTATCGCGGAGCAACAAGCGCTCTCCGATGATGTGAAAACGCTGCCTAATCCGGCGCCGGTTCCACGACAAACCTGCCGTCTTGTCATAACCGTGTCCAGTGACGGTATGAAAGATTGCGAGAGCTGGTTATTACGGCAACAAGATCATAATTCGCGAAACGCAGGCCATCTGCTCGCTACTCTGGCGGCATCATTAATGCGCTCGCATCGGTTGTATCAGGATACGGCACCGCTCACCATTCAAGTAGACAATTGGGATGGCCAAGCCATGAGCGAAAGTTATATTTCCGATCCTGATTACGGACGTTTTTCCCGGCTGGAAATCCACTCCACTGCTACAACCGAGCCGTGTCTGCATGTCTTATATCTCAGCGGATCTCATATTACGGCGCTCTCCATCGAAAACAGTCCCATGCCGACTATTCTGGTCACCGACAAGGAGTCCGGATACGAAATCTTAATCAGCGGATTTGATACGGCTAAATTGTCCGAATTGATCCGGTTTGCGCAACAGTTGGCGCAAGCCATTGAGCAACCCTTGTTACACCTCACTTGA
- a CDS encoding aldehyde dehydrogenase family protein, producing MLDLEEINTGIKNILEPVINGVSMSTKDTLILSNPYDDTPFAQLMLADAALMERGIAQATGAFSQTRALSAWQRSNILKIIAEKIQQRRSELAEGITTESGKPVTAAFAEVDRAQFTFQVAAEEALRINGDIFSLDWLPDQSRREAHLHRVPRGLIAGITPFNFPLNLVAHKVAPALAAGNPVIIKPDLQTAMTAIRLGQIIIESGWPANAIAIVPCRNDVAQALVSDERIRMLSFTGSPRVGWELKRQAGKKPVTLELGGNAGNIIEPDADLEYALDRVVWGGYLNAGQTCISVQRVYIHDTIYEDAKNILIRKVKALKSGDPKHRSTVVGPVINQIAADRIERSIQQAVANGAQVLVGGGRHNLVIEPTLIESCDESLSIAKDEIFGPIVVLSSYRDFTEAITKVSDSDYGLQMGLFTHDLRKIQYAIDTVEIGGININDVSTFRIDHMPYGGVKASGTGREGIRYAIEEMTEMKLVTYNYIHPYITGA from the coding sequence ATGCTGGATTTGGAAGAAATAAACACGGGGATAAAAAATATTTTGGAACCCGTAATCAACGGGGTGAGTATGTCCACAAAAGATACCCTGATCCTGAGCAATCCTTACGACGATACACCGTTCGCACAACTCATGCTGGCCGATGCGGCGCTTATGGAGCGCGGTATTGCCCAGGCAACAGGGGCCTTTTCTCAAACCAGAGCCTTATCTGCCTGGCAACGCAGCAACATTCTTAAAATTATTGCGGAAAAAATTCAACAACGCCGTTCGGAACTTGCCGAGGGTATTACCACTGAAAGCGGGAAGCCTGTTACCGCAGCTTTTGCGGAAGTCGATCGCGCACAGTTTACCTTTCAGGTCGCAGCCGAAGAAGCTTTGCGTATTAATGGCGACATTTTTTCACTCGACTGGCTCCCAGATCAGTCACGAAGAGAGGCTCATCTTCATCGCGTGCCTCGCGGCCTTATCGCTGGCATTACGCCTTTTAATTTTCCGCTCAATCTTGTGGCCCACAAGGTGGCTCCTGCCCTCGCTGCCGGAAATCCTGTGATTATCAAACCTGATCTGCAAACGGCCATGACCGCCATCCGTCTGGGACAAATTATCATTGAATCCGGATGGCCGGCCAATGCTATTGCAATCGTGCCTTGTCGTAACGACGTGGCTCAGGCACTGGTCAGCGATGAACGTATTCGCATGCTCAGTTTCACGGGCAGCCCCAGGGTTGGTTGGGAATTAAAAAGACAGGCGGGTAAAAAACCGGTAACGCTGGAGCTGGGTGGCAATGCCGGTAATATCATTGAGCCCGATGCCGATTTGGAGTATGCGCTGGATCGCGTGGTATGGGGCGGTTATCTCAATGCGGGACAGACCTGCATCTCGGTTCAACGGGTATATATCCATGATACCATTTACGAGGACGCCAAAAATATATTAATTCGTAAAGTCAAGGCACTCAAATCTGGCGATCCGAAGCATCGAAGTACCGTGGTCGGTCCGGTCATCAACCAAATTGCCGCTGATCGAATTGAGCGCAGCATTCAACAAGCCGTTGCAAACGGCGCTCAGGTGCTGGTTGGGGGAGGGCGGCATAATCTGGTGATTGAGCCGACTTTGATCGAAAGCTGTGACGAGAGCTTAAGTATTGCCAAAGATGAAATCTTTGGCCCCATTGTTGTCCTTTCTTCCTACCGGGATTTTACAGAAGCTATCACCAAAGTCTCTGATTCCGACTATGGATTGCAAATGGGATTGTTTACCCACGATCTGCGCAAGATACAATATGCCATTGACACGGTAGAGATTGGCGGTATAAATATTAATGACGTGTCGACTTTTCGCATTGATCATATGCCTTACGGGGGTGTTAAAGCCTCAGGAACGGGGCGGGAAGGAATACGATACGCAATAGAAGAAATGACGGAAATGAAATTAGTTACGTATAATTACATCCACCCGTACATTACCGGTGCATAA
- a CDS encoding LacI family DNA-binding transcriptional regulator, with protein sequence MKKRIRIKDVADYLGVSTSTVSRALNPGLRAKISTEVIAQVREAAVKLGYVADYTAQSLRKQKTRTIGIVVPDILNPLFPAMIKGAQDYLSREGYVTFIASSNNNQTLAIAEIRNLIARKIDGIIIASAFLKDSSVNYCVRQQLPMVLVNRSIHDEHAAHRVINDDIYGIELAMNHLLELGHRHIVHFAGPQVISQGKERLSTFLDYCAKHELERDVIPLDAFTIEAGMQGAELFLKRHKKASAILAANDLMAIGAIQQLQSKGYEIPGDYSVVGFNGMFLSDMISPSLTTIQVPHQQLAEQAARLLLQEIATPGAPRQTLLLTPKLIVRASSGLCRG encoded by the coding sequence ATGAAAAAGCGTATTCGTATCAAAGACGTTGCAGACTATTTAGGAGTCAGCACGTCTACCGTATCGCGGGCACTAAACCCTGGTCTCCGTGCAAAAATAAGCACGGAAGTCATTGCTCAAGTCAGGGAAGCGGCTGTAAAACTCGGTTACGTGGCGGATTATACCGCCCAGAGCTTGCGCAAACAAAAAACCCGCACTATTGGTATCGTGGTACCCGATATTCTCAATCCGCTCTTTCCCGCTATGATCAAAGGCGCGCAGGATTATTTATCCCGGGAGGGTTATGTCACATTTATTGCGAGTTCCAATAATAACCAAACCCTGGCCATTGCCGAAATCCGGAATCTCATTGCCCGGAAAATCGATGGTATTATCATTGCGAGCGCGTTTCTTAAAGACAGTAGCGTAAATTATTGTGTCCGGCAGCAGCTTCCCATGGTTCTGGTCAATCGTTCCATTCATGACGAACATGCCGCCCATCGGGTAATCAATGACGATATATATGGGATTGAACTTGCGATGAATCACTTGCTCGAACTGGGACATCGCCATATTGTTCACTTTGCCGGGCCGCAAGTCATTTCGCAAGGGAAGGAACGATTAAGTACCTTTCTTGATTACTGTGCAAAACATGAACTTGAGAGGGACGTGATACCGCTCGATGCTTTTACTATAGAGGCTGGCATGCAGGGTGCGGAGCTATTCCTCAAGCGTCATAAAAAAGCGTCCGCCATTCTGGCGGCAAACGATCTAATGGCAATTGGCGCCATACAGCAATTGCAGAGCAAGGGCTATGAGATTCCCGGCGATTATTCCGTTGTGGGTTTTAATGGCATGTTTTTATCCGACATGATCTCGCCGTCACTCACCACAATTCAAGTGCCCCATCAACAATTGGCTGAACAGGCCGCACGTCTTTTGTTGCAGGAAATCGCCACACCAGGTGCCCCAAGGCAAACCTTGCTGCTTACCCCGAAACTTATCGTTCGGGCAAGCAGCGGACTCTGCCGGGGCTAA
- a CDS encoding phytanoyl-CoA dioxygenase family protein: MDIYPTRNDSKEHIIPRREPVVYGEGKRHNLLSSAELDFFAHHGYLIKPGLLADKVDEVLAEIPRMQVELAGKQELILEPDSNMVRSVFSPEKYSDICKSLACDRNLLHAAEQILDSEVYIHHSRINVKAGLSGKSFSWHSDFETWHSEDGIPGMRILTGWVFLTENNEFNGSLFVIPQSHKYFISCVGETPQDNFKTSLRNQTYGVPGKELLAQMVNQFGMKGIYGPPGTVVFHEGNLLHGSPDNMAPMPRSNIFFVYNSVENTPVEPFNGLSPRPEFLARPFTGAVTAKE, from the coding sequence ATGGATATTTACCCAACGCGTAACGACAGCAAGGAACACATTATTCCACGACGGGAACCTGTCGTTTATGGTGAGGGAAAACGACATAATCTGTTGTCTTCTGCCGAACTCGATTTCTTCGCACACCATGGTTATCTCATCAAGCCCGGCCTGCTGGCTGATAAAGTGGATGAGGTGCTCGCGGAGATCCCGAGAATGCAAGTCGAGCTTGCAGGAAAACAGGAGCTGATCCTGGAACCGGACAGTAATATGGTACGTTCCGTTTTCTCGCCGGAAAAATATAGTGATATTTGTAAATCTCTGGCTTGTGACAGGAACCTGTTGCACGCAGCAGAGCAAATTCTTGATAGCGAGGTATACATCCATCACTCGCGTATTAACGTAAAAGCCGGTTTGAGCGGCAAATCATTTTCCTGGCATTCTGATTTTGAAACATGGCACTCGGAAGATGGGATCCCGGGGATGCGAATTTTAACAGGCTGGGTATTTTTAACGGAGAATAATGAATTTAACGGCTCCTTATTTGTGATCCCCCAGTCCCATAAGTATTTTATTAGTTGTGTCGGCGAAACGCCCCAGGATAATTTTAAAACCTCTCTGCGCAACCAGACTTATGGTGTGCCTGGCAAAGAGTTATTGGCGCAAATGGTCAACCAGTTTGGCATGAAAGGCATTTATGGGCCGCCGGGTACGGTTGTTTTCCATGAAGGGAATTTGTTGCATGGTTCACCTGACAATATGGCGCCTATGCCGAGGAGCAATATCTTTTTTGTCTATAACAGCGTCGAAAATACACCCGTTGAACCGTTTAACGGCCTCTCGCCCCGACCGGAATTTCTTGCAAGACCATTCACAGGTGCTGTTACAGCAAAGGAATGA